A portion of the Flavobacterium magnum genome contains these proteins:
- a CDS encoding HAD family hydrolase, translated as MINTIIFDFGDVLINLDKEKSLAEFKKLGLDGPNTALLRLNDDFERGRITEEAFLQGFKQQLPTATIAQIKAAWNSLIGDFPLYRLEFLQLLATKYRLFLLTNTDIIHMENFESQVGMSFASDFYRCFEKVYYSHEMGMRKPETAVFNFILKKHDLSPKRTLFVDDKKENTDAAAALGINVWHLQPDEDVVNLFDKKFMAINA; from the coding sequence ATGATCAATACAATTATTTTTGATTTTGGTGATGTCCTCATCAACCTTGACAAGGAAAAATCGCTGGCCGAATTTAAAAAATTGGGCTTAGACGGTCCCAACACGGCATTACTGAGGCTTAATGACGATTTTGAGCGCGGCAGGATTACCGAAGAGGCGTTCCTTCAAGGTTTCAAACAGCAGCTGCCCACTGCGACGATTGCGCAAATCAAAGCAGCGTGGAACAGCCTGATTGGGGATTTCCCCTTATATCGGCTGGAGTTCCTGCAACTGCTCGCAACCAAATACCGACTTTTCCTGCTGACGAACACCGACATCATCCATATGGAAAACTTCGAAAGCCAGGTTGGGATGTCATTTGCAAGTGATTTCTACCGTTGTTTTGAAAAAGTTTACTATTCCCACGAGATGGGCATGCGCAAGCCTGAAACGGCGGTCTTCAACTTCATTCTGAAAAAGCACGACCTTTCTCCGAAACGTACGCTGTTTGTTGACGACAAAAAAGAAAATACCGATGCCGCGGCCGCATTGGGCATTAATGTGTGGCACCTGCAGCCCGACGAGGATGTGGTGAATCTTTTCGATAAAAAATTCATGGCCATCAACGCATGA
- a CDS encoding IMPACT family protein gives MNPETQDTFNTILQPSEEVLFKEKGSKFFGYAFPITSETEVRPILEQLRSRHYAARHWCYAYQLGAEKVTFRANDDGEPNNSAGMPIYGQIQSFKVTDILVVVVRYFGGIKLGVGGLISAYKTTAQMALEQSDITEKVIRIHFELRFGYKNLNKVMRMIRENQLEIISQKMENDCEMEISCRKKTAENVFEQFQSAFEIDIQKKP, from the coding sequence ATGAACCCAGAGACACAGGACACTTTCAATACCATTTTACAACCATCAGAAGAAGTGCTTTTCAAGGAGAAAGGCAGTAAATTCTTCGGCTATGCGTTTCCCATAACCTCTGAAACAGAAGTACGTCCCATCCTTGAGCAGCTCCGTAGCCGACATTATGCCGCACGGCATTGGTGCTATGCTTACCAATTGGGCGCAGAAAAAGTCACCTTTCGCGCGAATGACGACGGCGAGCCCAACAACAGCGCCGGAATGCCGATTTACGGACAGATACAGTCCTTTAAGGTAACCGATATCCTTGTTGTTGTCGTGCGTTATTTCGGTGGCATCAAACTCGGCGTAGGCGGGTTGATTTCAGCTTATAAAACCACGGCACAAATGGCCCTGGAGCAGTCTGACATCACCGAGAAGGTCATCCGGATTCATTTTGAGCTGCGTTTCGGCTACAAAAACCTCAACAAAGTGATGCGGATGATTCGTGAAAACCAGCTCGAAATCATCTCCCAAAAAATGGAAAACGACTGCGAAATGGAAATTTCATGCCGGAAAAAAACCGCAGAA